A single region of the Streptomyces sp. NBC_00425 genome encodes:
- a CDS encoding sugar phosphate isomerase/epimerase family protein: MKFAFSTLGVPGLPLPQVLRLAVAHGYHGVELRAHPEEPVHPGLSPDERSEAAAAFKAAGVEVLGLAGYARVAAPGDDEAVIDEIRALAGLARDLGAPFVRVFPGGADGQSPAEADAVAARRLAVAAEFAADLGVRVLLETHDSHRTGADATRVLGLVGHRQVGALWDVMHTWLGGEQPQETYAALAPYLGYVQVKDIASADDTTPLALGTGVLPLAECVEVLTRHEWDGWLCWEYEKRWYEAAAPLEGLLDAGRAHLGRLLNDSA; the protein is encoded by the coding sequence ATGAAGTTCGCCTTCTCCACTCTCGGTGTTCCCGGTCTGCCCCTCCCCCAGGTGCTGCGGCTCGCGGTCGCGCACGGCTATCACGGCGTGGAGCTGCGCGCCCATCCCGAGGAGCCGGTCCATCCGGGGCTGAGCCCCGACGAGCGGTCCGAAGCGGCCGCCGCGTTCAAGGCGGCCGGCGTCGAGGTGCTGGGGCTCGCCGGGTACGCGCGCGTCGCCGCGCCGGGAGACGACGAGGCCGTCATCGACGAGATCCGCGCCCTCGCCGGTCTCGCCCGCGATCTCGGGGCGCCGTTCGTCCGCGTCTTCCCCGGCGGCGCGGACGGGCAGTCCCCCGCCGAGGCCGACGCCGTCGCCGCCCGACGGCTCGCCGTCGCCGCCGAGTTCGCCGCCGACCTCGGCGTGCGCGTCCTGCTGGAGACCCACGACTCCCATCGCACCGGCGCGGACGCCACCCGCGTGCTCGGCCTCGTCGGGCACCGGCAGGTCGGCGCGCTGTGGGACGTGATGCACACCTGGCTGGGCGGCGAACAGCCGCAGGAGACGTACGCGGCACTCGCCCCCTACCTCGGCTATGTGCAGGTCAAGGACATCGCGTCGGCCGACGACACCACGCCGCTGGCCCTGGGCACGGGGGTGCTGCCGCTCGCCGAGTGCGTGGAGGTGCTGACGCGCCACGAGTGGGACGGGTGGCTGTGCTGGGAGTACGAGAAGCGCTGGTACGAGGCCGCCGCGCCACTCGAGGGGCTCCTTGACGCCGGACGCGCGCACCTCGGCCGGCTCCTGAACGACTCCGCCTGA
- a CDS encoding GNAT family N-acetyltransferase produces the protein MTFTLEGPVLEGALVRLEPLEHRHAAGLAAAAEENRQTYAFTWVPRADEMGDYVDAQLARAATGRLAPYAQMSLASGRVVGATAYLEPRSWRTDEQLDAVEVGYTWLAGSAQGTGINAEAKLLLFRHAFEQWRVSRVDLKTDARNSRSRAAIASVGARFEGVLRNWSRSWAPGEDGLLRDSAMFAVTADEWQDCERRLAQRVARFLPAAR, from the coding sequence GTGACTTTCACACTGGAGGGACCGGTGCTCGAGGGCGCGCTGGTGCGCCTGGAGCCGCTGGAGCACCGGCACGCGGCCGGACTGGCGGCGGCCGCCGAGGAGAACCGGCAGACGTACGCCTTCACCTGGGTCCCGCGCGCGGACGAGATGGGCGACTACGTCGACGCCCAGCTCGCCCGCGCGGCCACGGGCCGGCTCGCGCCCTACGCGCAGATGTCCCTCGCCTCCGGCCGAGTGGTCGGCGCGACCGCGTACCTGGAGCCGCGTTCCTGGCGGACCGACGAACAACTCGACGCCGTGGAAGTCGGTTACACCTGGCTGGCCGGCTCCGCCCAGGGCACGGGCATCAACGCCGAGGCCAAACTGCTCCTCTTCCGGCACGCCTTCGAACAGTGGCGCGTCTCCCGGGTGGACCTGAAGACGGACGCCCGCAACAGCCGCTCCCGCGCCGCCATCGCGAGCGTCGGCGCCCGCTTCGAGGGCGTCCTGCGCAACTGGTCCCGCTCCTGGGCGCCGGGCGAGGACGGCCTCCTGCGCGACTCCGCGATGTTCGCGGTCACGGCCGACGAATGGCAGGACTGCGAGCGGCGGCTGGCGCAGCGGGTGGCGCGGTTCCTGCCGGCGGCACGGTGA